Proteins encoded in a region of the Zea mays cultivar B73 chromosome 4, Zm-B73-REFERENCE-NAM-5.0, whole genome shotgun sequence genome:
- the LOC100281987 gene encoding Protein PIN-LIKES 2, which yields MVWSMDPQVTVHGDWVSAVVPLMKLLCLAVIGLLLANPRVQVVPRATFKLLSKLVFALFLPCLIFVHLGKSVTIDNVLHWWFIPVNVLISTAIGCALGYIVALICRPPPHLFRFTVIMTGFGNTGNLPIAIIGSVCHTNDHPFGPGCDTMGIAYVSFAQWVAVILVYTLVYHMMEPPMQFYEIVGEGNEIQQEPELVSNYSRSLLHEAEWPGMVDKETEHSKTPFIARVFMSISGSSQNTFPDIDFTEEGTSAAGPSSPKSLRCLAEPRVVRRIRVVAEKTPIQHVLQPPTIASLLAITIGMVPVLKDFVFGADAPLSFFTDSLEILAAAVVPSVMLILGGMLAEGPKDNALGMRTIIGIIVARLLVLPCIGIGVVTLADRLHLLVEENHMYRFVLSLQYSTPSAILLGAIASLRGYGVKEASALLFWQHICAVFSLSLYLVVYFKLFSFI from the coding sequence ATGGTCTGGTCAATGGACCCGCAGGTGACCGTCCACGGCGACTGGGTGTCAGCCGTGGTGCCGCTGATGAAGCTGCTGTGCCTGGCGGTGATCGGCCTGCTCCTCGCCAACCCGCGGGTCCAGGTCGTGCCCAGGGCCACCTTCAAGCTCCTGAGCAAGCTCGTCTTCGCGCTCTTCCTCCCCTGcctcatcttcgtccacctcggCAAGTCGGTCACCATAGACAACGTCCTGCACTGGTGGTTCATCCCCGTCAACGTGCTCATCAGCACTGCCATCGGGTGCGCCCTTGGGTACATCGTGGCCCTGATCTGCCGCCCGCCGCCGCACCTGTTCCGGTTTACGGTGATCATGACCGGGTTCGGTAACACGGGGAACCTCCCGATCGCGATCATCGGGTCAGTCTGCCACACCAACGACCACCCCTTCGGCCCTGGGTGCGACACCATGGGCATCGCCTATGTCTCGTTCGCGCAGTGGGTTGCGGTCATTCTTGTGTACACTCTGGTCTACCACATGATGGAGCCACCGATGCAGTTCTACGAGATCGTCGGGGAAGGGAATGAGATACAGCAGGAACCCGAGCTGGTCAGCAACTACAGTAGGTCCCTGCTTCATGAGGCGGAGTGGCCAGGGATGGTCGACAAGGAAACTGAGCATTCGAAGACACCGTTCATCGCGAGAGTTTTCATGAGCATTTCAGGTTCCTCACAGAACACGTTCCCTGACATCGATTTCACCGAAGAAGGAACTTCTGCAGCTGGACCAAGCAGTCCTAAGTCGCTCCGATGTCTGGCAGAGCCAAGAGTGGTCAGGAGGATTAGGGTTGTCGCCGAGAAGACTCCGATCCAGCACGTCCTTCAGCCCCCGACGATCGCCTCTTTGCTTGCCATTACCATCGGCATGGTTCCTGTCCTGAAAGATTTTGTTTTCGGGGCTGATGCGCCGCTCTCGTTCTTCACCGACAGTTTGGAGATCCTAGCCGCTGCTGTGGTTCCGTCGGTGATGTTGATTCTCGGAGGCATGCTCGCGGAAGGCCCAAAAGACAACGCCTTGGGCATGAGGACTATCATCGGTATCATTGTGGCCAGGCTCTTGGTTCTCCCATGCATTGGCATCGGTGTTGTGACCCTGGCAGACAGGTTGCATCTGCTCGTGGAGGAAAACCATATGTACCGCTTTGTGCTCTCCCTGCAGTACTCCACCCCGAGTGCTATCCTGCTTGGAGCGATCGCCAGTCTCAGAGGCTATGGCGTCAAGGAAGCATCCGCCCTTCTGTTCTGGCAGCATATTTGTGCGGTGTTCTCTCTTTCACTCTACCTGGTTGTATACTTCAAGTTGTTTTCTTTCATATGA